One genomic segment of Ricinus communis isolate WT05 ecotype wild-type chromosome 5, ASM1957865v1, whole genome shotgun sequence includes these proteins:
- the LOC8258196 gene encoding nudix hydrolase 25 isoform X1 codes for MDGLPAGYRPNVGVCLINSDNQIFVASRLNVPGAWQMPQGGIEDDEEPRSAAIRELREETGIVSAEIISEVPNWLTYDFPPAVKAKVNRLWGGEWHGQAQKWVKRVPEIHRFLMRLTKDESEINLANGAAEPEFAEWKWASPEEVVEQAVDYKRPTYEEVVKTFRHYLNETGIAAKCKSSKW; via the exons ATGGATGGTCTACCTGCTGGTTATCGCCCCAATGTTGGCGTCTGTCTCATCAACTCTGATAACCAG ATTTTTGTGGCTTCTAGATTGAATGTTCCAGGAGCGTGGCAGATGCCTCAG GGTGGTATTGAAGATGATGAGGAGCCTAGATCTGCAGCCATCAGGGAATTGCGAGAAGAGACTGGAATAGTGTCTGCAGAAATTATTTCTGAG GTACCAAATTGGTTGACATATGATTTTCCTCCAGCTGTCAAGGCCAAAGTAAACCGTCTCTGGGGAGGGGAATGGCATGGACAGGCACAGAAGTG gGTGAAACGAGTTCCGGAAATTCACAGGTTTCTTATGAGATTGACAAAAGATGAGAGCGAGATAAACTTGGCAAATGGTGCTGCGGAGCCAGAATTTGCAGAGTGGAAATGGGCGAGCCCTGAAGAAGTTGTTGAGCAG GCTGTGGACTACAAGAGGCCAACCTATGAGGAAGTTGTGAAAACCTTCAGGCATTACTTAAATGAGACTGGAATTGCAGCTAAATGTAAATCATCAAAGTGGTGA
- the LOC8258196 gene encoding nudix hydrolase 25 isoform X2, translating to MDGLPAGYRPNVGVCLINSDNQIFVASRLNVPGAWQMPQGGIEDDEEPRSAAIRELREETGIVSAEIISEVPNWLTYDFPPAVKAKVNRLWGGEWHGQAQKWFLMRLTKDESEINLANGAAEPEFAEWKWASPEEVVEQAVDYKRPTYEEVVKTFRHYLNETGIAAKCKSSKW from the exons ATGGATGGTCTACCTGCTGGTTATCGCCCCAATGTTGGCGTCTGTCTCATCAACTCTGATAACCAG ATTTTTGTGGCTTCTAGATTGAATGTTCCAGGAGCGTGGCAGATGCCTCAG GGTGGTATTGAAGATGATGAGGAGCCTAGATCTGCAGCCATCAGGGAATTGCGAGAAGAGACTGGAATAGTGTCTGCAGAAATTATTTCTGAG GTACCAAATTGGTTGACATATGATTTTCCTCCAGCTGTCAAGGCCAAAGTAAACCGTCTCTGGGGAGGGGAATGGCATGGACAGGCACAGAAGTG GTTTCTTATGAGATTGACAAAAGATGAGAGCGAGATAAACTTGGCAAATGGTGCTGCGGAGCCAGAATTTGCAGAGTGGAAATGGGCGAGCCCTGAAGAAGTTGTTGAGCAG GCTGTGGACTACAAGAGGCCAACCTATGAGGAAGTTGTGAAAACCTTCAGGCATTACTTAAATGAGACTGGAATTGCAGCTAAATGTAAATCATCAAAGTGGTGA
- the LOC8258195 gene encoding uncharacterized protein LOC8258195 isoform X1 → MDSIHERKMNELKVSIFAKVNPNRRSISNLFKTQIKQGLHACFPSFTIPSHPPYASMIERAISEMNEEKGSTKEAISAFLKREYKNLPWGHESFLSHHLRKLCVNRYIKCVNNGNYVLMVKDCNVSEITGSTKKRQARRGKRGRKQGRVKKMEKKRKPVRQEIGVVEGTKDSEKQLVEMAEIKIKESGQPDKCDKSQRNCTSNYTSYNCIMAKLKDLVFKNHVATNPSISNVPKFKSHIEQRLQELFHNFYTPTHPPYAYMIQKAILELNQKGRLCEEEISAFIKRKFKDLPFGHESFLRHHLEKICKENLVHDSDGLYVLEVKRQNIEMFNPQIGPWSQEPLHATELKYHNERTIILQRDGQEVLFNKQDDHGAFSTTTNSLGRSQNLNHNYSAPSLKDMCMESVMKTREFEEKPLGFSVFLNGMEELKYDNCGDMTDAKRKDSVQKEKLTQTQTSREEMKSNIVVIEGQKQLQQPEEKVWGLCSDSAGGGVNSRVACKGYYMPVVEEGKQLQITSPPEQRELICGLLAQQHHLPKISGKKRAEKLRQVQLSTSPELRIDTGLHLHLSSVNMKKNAPESSQADPVHQYEQQPPKRQRRGRLPKKTCDENMITKSKSPANGHGWSERQEQLERKGNARCPGLNSVADTTLALSLCSNDKQQQLPRSKTRLASKKDMKAPMQLGIRSSSHNMKANRGFLFELYPDTAARTY, encoded by the exons ATGGATTCCATACACGAGCGTAAAATGAACGAGCTTAAAGTTTCTATCTTTGCAAAAGTAAACCCGAATAGGAGGTCCATTTCAAATCTATTCAAGACCCAAATTAAACAAGGGTTGCATGCATGCTTCCCCAGTTTTACCATTCCCTCTCACCCTCCTTACGCCTCT ATGATCGAGCGGGCAATTTCGGAGATGAATGAAGAAAAGGGATCAACCAAGGAAGCAATATCAGCATTTCTTAAAAGAGAGTACAAGAATTTGCCATGGGGGCATGAGAGTTTTTTGAGTCATCATTTGAGGAAGCTTTGTGTGAATAGGTATATAAAATGTGTCAATAACGGAAACTATGTGCTTATGGTTAAAGATTGTAACGTTTCAGAGATCACTGGATCAACTAAGAAAAGGCAAGCTCGTAGAGGGAAGCGGGGTAGGAAGCAAGGCAGAGTGAAGAAGATGGAGAAAAAGAGGAAACCAGTGAGGCAAGAAATTGGAGTTGTTGAAGGAACAAAGGACTCAGAAAAGCAGCTAGTTGAAATGgctgaaataaaaattaaggaatCTGGGCAACCGGATAAGTGTGATAAAAGCCAAAGAAATTGTACCTCCAATTACACCAGCTATAACTGTatcatggccaagcttaaagactTGGTGTTCAAAAATCACGTTGCCACTAACCCCTCTATAAGCAATGTGCCCAAATTTAAGTCCCACATTGAGCAACGGCTACAAGAGCTCTTCCACAATTTCTACACCCCAACTCATCCACCATATGCCTAT ATGATCCAAAAGGCAATTCTGGAGTTGAATCAGAAAGGGAGGTTATGTGAGGAGGAAATATCAGcctttattaaaagaaagttCAAGGATTTGCCATTTGGACATGAGAGTTTCTTGCGTCATCATTTGGAGAAGATTTGTAAGGAGAATCTGGTGCATGACAGTGATGGACTATATGTGCTTGAAGTAAAAAGACAGAATATTGAAATGTTTAATCCTCAAATAGGG CCTTGGTCTCAGGAGCCTCTACATGCAACGGAGCTGAAGTATCACAATGAGCGGACAATTATTTTGCAAAG GGATGGACAGGAGGTCCTATTTAACAAGCAGGACGACCATGGGGCTTTTTCTACCACAACAAATTCTTTGGGCAGAAGTCAGAACTTGAACCATAATTATTCTGCACCTTCATTGAAG GACATGTGTATGGAATCTGTTATGAAGACGAGAGAATTTGAGGAAAAGCCCTTAGGTTTCTCAGTTTTCTTGAATGGAATGGAGGAGTTAAAGTATGATAATTGTGGGGATATGACTGACGCAAAAAGAAAGGACTCTGTGCAGAAGGAGAAACTCACGCAGACTCAGACTTCACGTGAAGAGATGAAGTCCAACATTGTGGTGATTGAAGGACAAAAGCAGCTTCAGCAGCCGGAAGAAAAAGTGTGGGGATTATGTTCTGATAGTGCAGGTGGAGGAGTGAACTCGAGAGTTGCTTGTAAAGGATATTACATGCCTGTGGTGGAAGAGGGAAAGCAATTGCAAATAACAAGTCCTCCTGAGCAAAGGGAACTTATTTGTGGTTTGTTAGCACAACAGCACCATCTACCGAAGATCTCTGGTAAAAAAAGGGCAGAAAAATTACGTCAAGTTCAATTGTCAACTTCTCCTGAATTACGCATAGATACAGGGCTGCATCTTCACCTTTCTAGTGtgaatatgaagaaaaatgCACCTGAATCATCTCAAGCAGATCCTGTGCATCAGTATGAACAGCAGCCACCTAAGCGTCAACGCCGAGGAAGACTGCCTAAAAAAACCTGCGATGAAAACATGATTACGAAGAGCAAGTCACCAGCAAATGGTCATGGTTGGAGTGAGCGACAAGAGCAACTGGAACGCAAAGGCAATGCAAGGTGTCCAGGATTAAATTCAGTAGCAGATACAACCCTGGCGTTATCATTATGCTCAAATGATAAGCAGCAGCAACTGCCAAGGTCGAAAACAAGGCTGGCCTCGAAAAAGGACATGAAAGCACCCATGCAACTGGGTATCAGGAGCAGCAGCCACAACATGAAGGCCAATAGAGGATTCTTGTTTGAGTTATATCCAGATACTGCTGCCCGGACTTATTGA
- the LOC8258195 gene encoding uncharacterized protein LOC8258195 isoform X2 → MDSIHERKMNELKVSIFAKVNPNRRSISNLFKTQIKQGLHACFPSFTIPSHPPYASMIERAISEMNEEKGSTKEAISAFLKREYKNLPWGHESFLSHHLRKLCVNRYIKCVNNGNYVLMVKDCNVSEITGSTKKRQARRGKRGRKQGRVKKMEKKRKPVRQEIGVVEGTKDSEKQLVEMAEIKIKESGQPDKCDKSQRNCTSNYTSYNCIMAKLKDLVFKNHVATNPSISNVPKFKSHIEQRLQELFHNFYTPTHPPYAYMIQKAILELNQKGRLCEEEISAFIKRKFKDLPFGHESFLRHHLEKICKENLVHDSDGLYVLEVKRQNIEMFNPQIGEPLHATELKYHNERTIILQRDGQEVLFNKQDDHGAFSTTTNSLGRSQNLNHNYSAPSLKDMCMESVMKTREFEEKPLGFSVFLNGMEELKYDNCGDMTDAKRKDSVQKEKLTQTQTSREEMKSNIVVIEGQKQLQQPEEKVWGLCSDSAGGGVNSRVACKGYYMPVVEEGKQLQITSPPEQRELICGLLAQQHHLPKISGKKRAEKLRQVQLSTSPELRIDTGLHLHLSSVNMKKNAPESSQADPVHQYEQQPPKRQRRGRLPKKTCDENMITKSKSPANGHGWSERQEQLERKGNARCPGLNSVADTTLALSLCSNDKQQQLPRSKTRLASKKDMKAPMQLGIRSSSHNMKANRGFLFELYPDTAARTY, encoded by the exons ATGGATTCCATACACGAGCGTAAAATGAACGAGCTTAAAGTTTCTATCTTTGCAAAAGTAAACCCGAATAGGAGGTCCATTTCAAATCTATTCAAGACCCAAATTAAACAAGGGTTGCATGCATGCTTCCCCAGTTTTACCATTCCCTCTCACCCTCCTTACGCCTCT ATGATCGAGCGGGCAATTTCGGAGATGAATGAAGAAAAGGGATCAACCAAGGAAGCAATATCAGCATTTCTTAAAAGAGAGTACAAGAATTTGCCATGGGGGCATGAGAGTTTTTTGAGTCATCATTTGAGGAAGCTTTGTGTGAATAGGTATATAAAATGTGTCAATAACGGAAACTATGTGCTTATGGTTAAAGATTGTAACGTTTCAGAGATCACTGGATCAACTAAGAAAAGGCAAGCTCGTAGAGGGAAGCGGGGTAGGAAGCAAGGCAGAGTGAAGAAGATGGAGAAAAAGAGGAAACCAGTGAGGCAAGAAATTGGAGTTGTTGAAGGAACAAAGGACTCAGAAAAGCAGCTAGTTGAAATGgctgaaataaaaattaaggaatCTGGGCAACCGGATAAGTGTGATAAAAGCCAAAGAAATTGTACCTCCAATTACACCAGCTATAACTGTatcatggccaagcttaaagactTGGTGTTCAAAAATCACGTTGCCACTAACCCCTCTATAAGCAATGTGCCCAAATTTAAGTCCCACATTGAGCAACGGCTACAAGAGCTCTTCCACAATTTCTACACCCCAACTCATCCACCATATGCCTAT ATGATCCAAAAGGCAATTCTGGAGTTGAATCAGAAAGGGAGGTTATGTGAGGAGGAAATATCAGcctttattaaaagaaagttCAAGGATTTGCCATTTGGACATGAGAGTTTCTTGCGTCATCATTTGGAGAAGATTTGTAAGGAGAATCTGGTGCATGACAGTGATGGACTATATGTGCTTGAAGTAAAAAGACAGAATATTGAAATGTTTAATCCTCAAATAGGG GAGCCTCTACATGCAACGGAGCTGAAGTATCACAATGAGCGGACAATTATTTTGCAAAG GGATGGACAGGAGGTCCTATTTAACAAGCAGGACGACCATGGGGCTTTTTCTACCACAACAAATTCTTTGGGCAGAAGTCAGAACTTGAACCATAATTATTCTGCACCTTCATTGAAG GACATGTGTATGGAATCTGTTATGAAGACGAGAGAATTTGAGGAAAAGCCCTTAGGTTTCTCAGTTTTCTTGAATGGAATGGAGGAGTTAAAGTATGATAATTGTGGGGATATGACTGACGCAAAAAGAAAGGACTCTGTGCAGAAGGAGAAACTCACGCAGACTCAGACTTCACGTGAAGAGATGAAGTCCAACATTGTGGTGATTGAAGGACAAAAGCAGCTTCAGCAGCCGGAAGAAAAAGTGTGGGGATTATGTTCTGATAGTGCAGGTGGAGGAGTGAACTCGAGAGTTGCTTGTAAAGGATATTACATGCCTGTGGTGGAAGAGGGAAAGCAATTGCAAATAACAAGTCCTCCTGAGCAAAGGGAACTTATTTGTGGTTTGTTAGCACAACAGCACCATCTACCGAAGATCTCTGGTAAAAAAAGGGCAGAAAAATTACGTCAAGTTCAATTGTCAACTTCTCCTGAATTACGCATAGATACAGGGCTGCATCTTCACCTTTCTAGTGtgaatatgaagaaaaatgCACCTGAATCATCTCAAGCAGATCCTGTGCATCAGTATGAACAGCAGCCACCTAAGCGTCAACGCCGAGGAAGACTGCCTAAAAAAACCTGCGATGAAAACATGATTACGAAGAGCAAGTCACCAGCAAATGGTCATGGTTGGAGTGAGCGACAAGAGCAACTGGAACGCAAAGGCAATGCAAGGTGTCCAGGATTAAATTCAGTAGCAGATACAACCCTGGCGTTATCATTATGCTCAAATGATAAGCAGCAGCAACTGCCAAGGTCGAAAACAAGGCTGGCCTCGAAAAAGGACATGAAAGCACCCATGCAACTGGGTATCAGGAGCAGCAGCCACAACATGAAGGCCAATAGAGGATTCTTGTTTGAGTTATATCCAGATACTGCTGCCCGGACTTATTGA
- the LOC8258194 gene encoding mitogen-activated protein kinase 17, translating into MLEKEFFTEYGEASQYEIQEVIGKGSYGVVASAIDTHTGEKVAIKKMNNIFEHVSDATRILREIKLLRLLKHPDIVEIKHIMLPPSPREFKDIYVVFELMESDLHQVIKLNDDLTPEHHQFFLYQLLRALKYIHSAHVFHRDLKPKNILANADCKLKLCDFGLARVSFTNAPSAIFWTDYVATRWYRAPELCGSFSSKYTPAIDIWSIGCIFAELLTGKPLFPGKNVVHELDIITDVLGTPSEESIARIGNEKARKYLNSMRKKRPVPLSKKIPNADPMALRLLEHLLAFDPKDRPSAEEALADPYFDGLANKENEPSRQPISKLEFEFERRKLTKDDVRELIYREILEYHPEMLKEYLRGTDQTHFVYPSGVDRFREQFAHLEEGNGRSERNSPLHRKHATSLPRERICTSDEDDIVIKRSSSSVTRATLQSPPQSEATEELELTEEVQSTEELESLNRNAVAMQTSSNKPKCSTRSLMKSDSICASMCIGMVGNDREVHAV; encoded by the exons ATGCTTGAGAAAGAATTCTTTACCGAATATGGAGAAGCAAGCCAGTATGAGATACAGGAAGTAATAGGAAAAGGAAGTTATGGAGTGGTAGCATCTGCAATAGACACACACACAGGTGAAAAAGTTGCAATCAAGAAAATGAACAATATCTTTGAACATGTTTCCGATGCAACTCGTATTCTTCGAGAAATCAAGCTTCTTCGCCTCCTTAAACATCCTGATATTGTTGAAATTAAGCATATTATGCTTCCTCCTTCCCCAAGAGAATTTAAAGATATCTATGTCGTGTTTGAATTGATGGAGTCAGATCTTCATCAAGTTATTAAGTTGAATGATGATTTAACTCCTGAACATCATCAGTTTTTCTTGTACCAGCTTCTTCGTGCTCTCAAATATATACACTCAG CGCATGTATTTCATAGGGATTTAAAGCCAAAAAATATTCTTGCAAATGCAGACTGCAAGCTAAAGCTTTGTGACTTTGGGCTTGCTCGTGTGTCATTTACTAATGCCCCTTCTGCCATTTTTTGGACA GATTATGTTGCAACTCGGTGGTACCGTGCTCCTGAGCTTTGTGGTTCTTTCTCCTCCAAG TATACCCCTGCTATTGATATCTGGAGCATTGGGTGTATATTTGCCGAGTTGCTAACAGGGAAACCCTTGTTTCCTGGAAAAAATGTGGTTCATGAGTTGGATATCATAACTGATGTGCTTGGCACTCCTTCAGAAGAATCTATTGCACGG ATTGGGAATGAAAAGGctagaaaatatttgaatagCATGAGGAAAAAGCGCCCAGTTCCTTTGTCCAAAAAAATCCCAAATGCAGATCCAATGGCTCTGCGATTACTTGAGCATCTGCTGGCATTTGACCCTAAGGATCGTCCATCTGCTGAAGAG GCATTAGCAGATCCGTATTTTGATGGTCTGGCAAATAAGGAGAATGAACCGTCAAGACAACCCATTTCAAAgcttgaatttgaatttgaaaggAGGAAATTGACAAAAGATGATGTCAGAGAGCTAATTTACAGAGAG ATTTTGGAGTACCATCCAGAGATGCTGAAAGAGTACCTACGGGGAACTGATCAGACTCACTTTGTATATCCAAG TGGAGTTGATCGCTTCAGGGAACAATTTGCACATCTTGAGGAAGGAAATGGTAGGAGTGAAAGAAACAGTCCTCTTCATAGGAAGCATGCCACCTCCTTGCCCAG GGAGAGGATATGCACATCTGATGAAGATGATATTGTCATAAAGCGCAGTTCATCTTCTGTTACTCGTGCAACTCTACAGAGTCCTCCACAGTCGGAAGCAACTGAAGAGTTGGAATTAACCGAAGAGGTGCAATCAACTGAAGAGCTAGAATCTTTAAACAGAAATGCAGTAGCTATGCAGACAAGCTCTAACAAACCAAAGTGTAGCACCCGTAGCCTGATGAAGAGTGACAGTATTTGCGCTTCAATGTGCATTGGCATGGTTGGAAATGATCGTGAAGTCCACGCTGTTTGA
- the LOC8258193 gene encoding uncharacterized protein LOC8258193, with protein MMLLDGFKEILKIQKFRRIVSYTGFYCFTVLVSYAYTSNTTRAGYSRADQFYASYPAGTELLTDTAKLYKSALGNCFESEEWGPIEYCIMSKHFERQGKSPYAYHAQYMAHLLSHGQLDGSG; from the exons ATGATGCTCTTAGATggatttaaagaaattttgaagATTCAAAAGTTCCGTAGAATTGTGTCTTACACTGGGTTCTACTGCTTCACTGTTCTTGTCAGCTATGCTTATACAAGCAATAC AACTAGAGCTGGGTATTCTAGGGCTGATCAATTTTATGCGTCTTACCCAGCTGGAACTGAACTTTTAACAGACACAGCTAAG TTATATAAATCTGCACTCGGCAATTGCTTTGAATCAGAGGAGTGGGGTCCAATTGAGTACTGCATCATGTCTAAGCACTTCGAACGCCAAGGGAAATCACCTTATGCCTATCATGCA CAATATATGGCGCACCTTCTTTCTCATGGACAACTGGATGGAAGTGGCTAA
- the LOC8258192 gene encoding serine carboxypeptidase-like 50: protein MNYQARDSFKMVKSTTALTRCFLHLLALCFLRQSLASTFPKEALPTKSGYLPINPKTNSAIFYTFYEAQNTSLPISQTPLLIWLQGGPGCSSMIGNFLELGPYRVVDSQSLERNLGSWNRIFGLVFLDNPIGVGFSVAANTKEIPRDQLIIAKHLFAAITGFIHLDPEFKNRPLYLTGESYAGKYVPAIGYHILKKNMRLQVSKQVNLKGVAIGNGLTDPVTQVKTHAVNAYYSGLINKRQKSELKEAQLKAVEFVKMRNWSEATNARNRVLDLLQNMTGLATLYDFTRKVPYKTRLVTKLLQSVEVKAALGANESITFDECSDVVGDALHEDVMKSVKYMVELLVKKSKVLLYQGFSDLRDGVVSTEAWVKTMKWEEIGRFLMAERKVWKVNEELAGYVQRWGSLSHVVVLGAGHLVPTDQPLHSQAMIEDWVLDKGAFAYKENVSSASE from the coding sequence atgaattATCAAGCTCGCGACTCTTTCAAAATGGTGAAATCAACGACAGCATTGACTCGCTGCTTCTTGCATCTCCTTGCCCTCTGTTTTCTCCGACAATCTTTAGCCTCCACATTTCCTAAAGAAGCTCTTCCCACCAAATCAGGCTACCTCCCCATCAACCCCAAAACCAATTCCGCCATTTTCTACACTTTCTATGAAGCCCAAAACACCTCTTTACCTATCTCTCAAACTCCACTTCTTATCTGGCTTCAAGGTGGACCTGGCTGTTCCTCCATGATTGGCAATTTTCTTGAACTGGGTCCATATCGCGTTGTCGATTCTCAGAGCCTTGAGCGCAATTTGGGTTCTTGGAACCGTATTTTTGGCCTTGTTTTTCTTGATAATCCTATTGGGGTTGGGTTTAGTGTTGCTGCTAATACTAAAGAGATACCCAGAGATCAACTTATTATTGCTAAGCATCTTTTTGCTGCGATCACTGGATTCATTCACTTGGATCCAGAGTTTAAAAATCGACCACTTTATCTCACAGGGGAGAGTTATGCAGGAAAGTATGTTCCTGCTATTGGGTATCATATCTTGAAGAAGAATATGAGGCTGCAAGTCTCGAAACAAGTCAATCTTAAAGGCGTCGCGATAGGTAATGGGTTAACAGATCCAGTGACCCAAGTAAAAACGCATGCTGTAAATGCATATTATTCTGGTTTGATTAATAAGAGGCAAAAGAGTGAATTAAAGGAAGCCCAATTGAAGGCAGTTGAGTTTGTTAAAATGAGAAATTGGAGTGAGGCAACAAATGCAAGAAATAGAGTCTTGGATTTGCTGCAAAATATGACAGGATTGGCCACTTTGTATGATTTCACAAGGAAAGTGCCTTACAAAACAAGGTTAGTCACAAAACTGTTGCAATCAGTGGAGGTGAAGGCGGCATTGGGTGCAAATGAATCGATAACTTTCGATGAATGCAGTGATGTAGTAGGGGATGCATTGCATGAAGATGTAATGAAGAGTGTTAAGTACATGGTGGAATTGTTAGTGAAGAAAAGCAAGGTGCTGTTGTATCAAGGGTTTTCTGATTTGAGAGATGGTGTAGTTTCTACTGAAGCTTGGGTCAAGACAATGAAATGGGAAGAGATAGGGAGGTTTTTGATGGCTGAGAGAAAAGTTTGGAAAGTGAACGAAGAGCTTGCTGGATATGTGCAGAGGTGGGGGAGTTTAAGTCATGTTGTGGTGTTAGGGGCAGGACATCTTGTGCCAACTGACCAACCATTACATTCTCAGGCTATGATAGAGGACTGGGTTTTGGATAAAGGGGCTTTTGCTTACAAGGAAAATGTAAGTTCTGCATCAGAATAA